From Pangasianodon hypophthalmus isolate fPanHyp1 chromosome 30, fPanHyp1.pri, whole genome shotgun sequence, a single genomic window includes:
- the LOC128317802 gene encoding mucin-2-like: MAVLVMRNGAEVLKAHPEEGPSRLPEPVVQKVLQQVGAAHHCCDRGVLHHDIKPENALIKPDMLEVKWIDAGCEESLTELHTSDAGTPAYWPPEWVLHREDCGVPATWSLCVLLIDLFCGDSIFINDEEMVQGHLLLLPDLPDECGDLITWCLEQDLKFQPTFKKILNHERFTEGRQDTVQHLLYSTSSTAPPLQHLLNNTSSTAPPLQHLLYNTTSTAPPLQHHLYSTSSTTPPRQHLLYSTSCTTPPLQHHLYSTSSTTPPLQHLLNNTSSTTPPLQHLLYSTTSTAPPLQHLLYNTTSTTPPLQHLLYNTSSTTPPLQHHLYNTSSTTPPLQHHLYNTSSTAPPLQHLLYNTSSTTPPLQHLLKNTSSTPPPLQHHLYSASSTAPPLQHLLNNTSSTPPPLQHLLDSTSFTAPPLQHLLNNTSSTPPPQQHHLYSTSFTAPPRQHLLYSTTSTAPPLQHHLYNTTSTTPPLQHLLYSTSSTAPPRQHHLYNTSTAPPLQHHLYNTTSTAPPLQRLLNNTSSTAPPLQHLLYNTTSTAPPLQHHLYSTSSTTPPRQHLLYSTSCTTPPLQHHLYSTSSTTPPLQHLLNNTSSTTPPLQHLLYSTTSTAPPLQHLLYNTTSTTPPLQHLLYNTSSTTPPLQHHLYNTSSTTPPLQHHLYNTSSTAPPLQHLLYNTSSTTPPLQHLLKNTSSTPPPLQHHLYSTSSRTPPLHHLLNNTSSTPPPLQHLLDSTSFTAPPLQHLLNNTSSTPPPQQHHLYSTSFTAPPRQHLLYSTTSTAPPLQHHLYNTTSTTPPLQHLLYSTSSTAPPLQHLLDNTTSTTPLQHLLYSTTSTTPPLQHHLYSASSTPPPQQHLLYSTSSTAPPLQHLLYNTTSTAPLLQHLLNNTSSTAPPLQHLLYSASSTAPPLQHLLYSTTSTTPPLQHLLYSTTSTTPPLQHLLYSTTSTTPPLQHLFYSTSSTAPPLQHLLDMKWEE; this comes from the exons ATGGCGGTGCTGGTGATGAGGAACGGTGCTGAGGTTCTTAAAGCTCATCCTGAAGAAGGTCCGAGTCGATTGCCTGAGCCAGTGGTTCAGAAGGTCCTGCAGCAGGTTGGAGCTGCTCATCACTGCTGCGATCGTGGAGTTCTTCACCATGACATCAAGCCTGAGAATGCTCTGATCAAGCCGGACATGCTGGAGGTGAAGTGGATCGACGCTGGCTGTGAGGAGTCGCTAACGGAGCTCCACACGAGCGATGCAG GCACTCCGGCTTACTGGCCTCCTGAGTGGGTTCTCCACAGAGAAGATTGTGGAGTTCCTGCTACTTGGAGTCTGTGTGTTCTCCTGATAGATCTGTTCTGTGGAGACTCGATCTTTATTAACGATGAGGAGATGGTTCAGGGGCATCTTCTGCTCCTTCCTGATCTGCCCGATG AGTGCGGCGATCTGATAACGTGGTGTCTGGAACAAGACCTTAAATTTCAGCCAACTTTCAAGAAAATCCTGAACCACGAGAGGTTTACGGAGGGACGTCAGGACACGGTCCAG CACCTCCTTTACAGCACCTCCTCTACAGCACCTCCTCTACAACACCTCCTCAACAACACCTCCTCTACAGCACCTCCTTTACAGCACCTCCTCTACAACACCACCTCTACAGCACCACCTCTACAACACCACCTCTACAGCACCTCCTCAACAACACCTCCTCGACAGCACCTCCTTTACAGCACCTCCTGTACAACACCTCCTCTACAGCACCACCTCTACAGCACCTCCTCAACAACACCTCCTCTACAGCACCTCCTCAACAACACCTCCTCAACAACACCACCTCTACAACACCTCCTCTACAGCACCACCTCTACAGCACCTCCTCTACAACACCTCCTCTACAACACCACCTCTACAACACCTCCTCTTCAGCACCTCCTCTACAACACCTCCTCTACAACACCTCCTCTACAGCACCACCTCTACAACACCTCCTCTACAACACCTCCTCTACAACACCACCTCTACAACACCTCCTCTACAGCACCTCCTTTACAGCACCTCCTCTACAACACCTCCTCAACAACACCACCTCTACAGCACCTCCTCAAGAACACCTCCTCTACACCACCTCCTCTACAGCACCACCTCTACAGCGCCTCCTCTACAGCGCCTCCTCTACAGCACCTCCTCAACAACACCTCCTCTACACCACCTCCTCTACAACACCTCCTCGACAGCACCTCCTTTACAGCACCTCCTCTACAACACCTCCTCAACAACACCTCCTCTACACCACCTCCTCAACAACACCACCTCTACAGCACCTCCTTTACAGCACCTCCTCGACAACACCTCCTCTACAGCACCACCTCTACAGCACCTCCTCTACAACACCACCTCTACAACACCACCTCTACAACACCACCTCTACAGCACCTCCTTTACAGCACCTCCTCTACAGCACCTCCTCGACAACACCACCTCTACAACACCTCTACAGCACCTCCTCTACAGCACCACCTCTACAACACCACCTCTACAGCACCACCTCTACAGCGCCTCCTCAACAACACCTCCTCTACAGCACCTCCTTTACAGCACCTCCTCTACAACACCACCTCTACAGCACCACCTCTACAACACCACCTCTACAGCACCTCCTCAACAACACCTCCTCGACAGCACCTCCTTTACAGCACCTCCTGTACAACACCTCCTCTACAGCACCACCTCTACAGCACCTCCTCAACAACACCTCCTCTACAGCACCTCCTCAACAACACCTCCTCAACAACACCACCTCTACAACACCTCCTCTACAGCACCACCTCTACAGCACCTCCTCTACAACACCTCCTCTACAACACCACCTCTACAACACCTCCTCTACAGCACCTCCTCTACAACACCTCCTCTACAACACCTCCTCTACAGCACCACCTCTACAACACCTCCTCTACAACACCTCCTCTACAACACCACCTCTACAACACCTCCTCTACAGCACCTCCTTTACAGCACCTCCTCTACAACACCTCCTCAACAACACCACCTCTACAGCACCTCCTCAAGAACACCTCCTCTACACCACCTCCTCTACAGCACCACCTCTACAGCACCTCCTCAAGAACACCTCCTCTACACCACCTCCTCAACAACACCTCCTCTACACCACCTCCTCTACAACACCTCCTCGACAGCACCTCCTTTACAGCACCTCCTCTACAACACCTCCTCAACAACACCTCCTCTACACCACCTCCTCAACAACACCACCTCTACAGCACCTCCTTTACAGCACCTCCTCGACAACACCTCCTCTACAGCACCACCTCTACAGCACCTCCTCTACAACACCACCTCTACAACACCACCTCTACAACACCACCTCTACAGCACCTCCTTTACAGCACCTCCTCTACAGCACCTCCTCTACAGCACCTCCTCGACAACACCACCTCTACAACACCTCTACAGCACCTCCTCTACAGCACCACCTCTACAACACCACCTCTACAGCACCACCTCTACAGCGCCTCCTCTACACCACCTCCTCAACAACACCTCCTCTACAGCACCTCCTCTACAGCGCCTCCTCTACAGCACCTCCTCTACAACACCACCTCTACAGCACCTCTTCTACAGCACCTCCTCAACAACACCTCCTCTACAGCACCTCCTCTACAGCACCTCCTCTACAGCGCCTCCTCTACAGCACCTCCTCTACAGCACCTCCTCTACAGCACCACCTCTACAACACCACCTCTACAACACCTCCTCTACAGCACCACCTCTACAACACCACCTCTACAGCACCTCCTCTACAGCACCACCTCTACAACACCACCTCTACAGCACCTCTTCTACAGCACCTCCTCTACAGCACCTCCTCTACAGCACCTCCTCGACATGAAATGGGAAGAGTAA